The following proteins come from a genomic window of Nitrospira sp.:
- a CDS encoding NADH dehydrogenase — MTRKRIVIIGGGFGGMTAARFLRDAEVILIDRTNHHVFQPLLYQVATAALSPSDIAWPLRTLFRSQPNVRVVMDDVVAIDRIARVVRLRDSAPISFDALIVAPGSRHAYFGHDEWESFAPGLKTMTDAVQLRERTIPEEPWIFVIGDAAHCLGRDGKPLPGIAPVAMREGRYVADLLNQDLDPDQRPSFTYTDRGMLATIGRAQAVAQIGPIHTSGPLAWALWCIVHIFFLIGLRNRIRVMSEWTWYYLTFKPGARLLFEQPSGQRDMPIKDHVRDIAVENRSSSRRAA, encoded by the coding sequence ATGACTCGAAAACGTATCGTCATTATCGGGGGCGGGTTTGGAGGCATGACGGCGGCGCGCTTCCTCCGCGATGCTGAGGTCATCCTGATCGACCGCACGAATCATCATGTCTTCCAACCCTTGCTCTACCAAGTGGCCACCGCCGCGTTGTCTCCGAGCGATATTGCCTGGCCGTTACGTACGCTTTTCCGCTCACAGCCGAATGTCCGTGTGGTGATGGATGACGTAGTGGCGATCGATAGAATTGCTCGAGTGGTCCGGCTTCGGGACAGCGCGCCTATTTCCTTTGATGCCTTGATTGTCGCTCCGGGCTCACGCCACGCTTATTTCGGCCACGACGAGTGGGAGTCGTTTGCGCCCGGACTCAAGACGATGACCGATGCCGTCCAACTTCGAGAGCGGACGATTCCGGAGGAGCCTTGGATCTTCGTCATCGGCGACGCCGCCCATTGTCTTGGCCGCGACGGCAAACCATTACCGGGAATCGCTCCGGTTGCCATGCGAGAAGGGCGATATGTTGCGGATCTGCTCAATCAGGACCTCGATCCAGACCAACGTCCATCGTTTACCTATACCGACCGTGGCATGTTGGCTACGATCGGCCGCGCCCAAGCTGTCGCTCAGATCGGCCCGATCCACACATCCGGCCCTCTGGCCTGGGCACTCTGGTGTATCGTCCACATTTTCTTCCTCATCGGTCTCAGGAACCGGATACGAGTGATGTCGGAATGGACATGGTACTATCTCACCTTCAAACCGGGCGCGAGATTGCTCTTTGAACAACCTTCCGGTCAGCGCGATATGCCGATCAAAGATCACGTACGCGACATCGCCGTCGAGAATCGCTCATCATCACGGCGTGCGGCGTAA
- a CDS encoding NADH dehydrogenase: protein MIVKQVVIIGGGFGGLTVARSLRHAEVTLIDRTNHHVFQPLLYQVATAALSAGDIAWPLRTLFRSQPNVRVVMDDVTAIDRTARVVQLRDSVPISFDALIVAPGSRHAYFGHDEWEPFAPGLKTMTDAVQLREKMLLAFEEAERRRTSTGIRSQLTFVIVGGGPTGVELAGALAELGRKAMGPDFPHLRVEDLSIILVEAGPRLLPGFDADLSAKAAHALTRMGVMIKLRNPVSAVQADGVKVGQEWIPSTNVIWAAGNRASSLLNTLSAPQDSFGRIKVRPDLTIPDDPWIFVIGDAAHCVGHDGKPLPGVAPVAMQQGRYVADLIDRDIAPDQRPLFVYADRGMLATIGRAQAVAQFGLVHVSGLFAWLLWCVVHIFFLIGFRNRFRVMSEWVWYYLTFKPGARLIFQRPSTVRNIPSTKHGHD, encoded by the coding sequence ATGATTGTCAAGCAAGTCGTCATTATCGGCGGTGGGTTCGGAGGTTTAACAGTTGCGCGATCCTTACGCCATGCCGAGGTCACCCTCATTGACCGCACGAATCATCACGTCTTTCAACCCCTCCTCTATCAAGTAGCCACCGCCGCCTTGTCGGCCGGTGATATTGCCTGGCCGTTACGCACGCTTTTCCGCTCACAGCCCAATGTCCGTGTGGTGATGGATGATGTGACGGCGATCGATCGGACCGCTCGAGTAGTCCAGCTTCGGGACAGCGTTCCCATTTCCTTTGATGCCTTGATTGTCGCTCCGGGCTCACGCCACGCTTATTTCGGCCACGACGAATGGGAGCCGTTTGCGCCCGGACTCAAGACGATGACCGATGCCGTCCAACTTCGAGAAAAGATGTTGCTCGCATTTGAGGAGGCGGAACGGCGGAGAACCTCGACCGGCATTCGGAGCCAGTTGACATTCGTCATCGTTGGAGGAGGGCCGACCGGGGTTGAATTAGCCGGTGCGCTGGCCGAGCTCGGCAGAAAGGCCATGGGACCGGACTTTCCTCACTTGCGCGTGGAAGATCTTTCCATCATTCTCGTCGAGGCTGGTCCACGCCTTCTACCGGGGTTCGATGCCGACCTTTCCGCGAAGGCAGCCCATGCGCTTACTCGCATGGGCGTGATGATCAAACTCAGAAACCCGGTGAGTGCCGTCCAAGCCGACGGTGTGAAGGTGGGACAGGAATGGATTCCCTCGACGAACGTCATTTGGGCGGCGGGCAATCGAGCGTCTTCCCTCCTGAACACTCTCTCGGCTCCACAAGATTCCTTTGGCCGGATCAAGGTCCGACCGGATCTGACGATTCCCGACGATCCATGGATCTTCGTCATCGGTGACGCAGCCCATTGCGTGGGGCACGATGGGAAGCCATTGCCGGGAGTGGCGCCTGTCGCAATGCAACAGGGACGGTATGTTGCGGACCTCATCGATCGGGACATCGCTCCAGATCAACGGCCTCTCTTTGTCTACGCAGACCGCGGCATGCTGGCGACGATCGGCCGAGCGCAAGCCGTGGCGCAGTTCGGCTTGGTCCATGTTTCAGGGCTCTTCGCTTGGCTGCTCTGGTGCGTTGTGCACATTTTCTTCCTGATCGGCTTCCGGAACCGATTCCGAGTCATGTCGGAATGGGTCTGGTATTACCTTACCTTTAAACCAGGAGCGAGGTTGATTTTTCAGCGGCCTTCTACCGTTCGGAACATACCGTCGACAAAGCATGGGCATGACTGA